A stretch of Henckelia pumila isolate YLH828 chromosome 4, ASM3356847v2, whole genome shotgun sequence DNA encodes these proteins:
- the LOC140866103 gene encoding alpha-1,3-arabinosyltransferase XAT2-like isoform X3 produces the protein MERDPKKLFSRTTPLIFLLVILLLYVDFLWIRFIRFDEFYMELTGMQYYSTSGTTSRDVLKIRLNETVKENQDSLDFLLSRLVKGEDQEKLRTTGFVCDPEVYSIHCVTNKPVWIDTRSTTVSIPSNRTVQENLVRPYARQEDEGLLRSVTPVQFILLDYNPSFVRKYGKALDKLSDYPIINPAINRSLHCFPGGVIGLKFHGHLSLNSSDIPKGHSMQEFRLFLRQSFGLKYSHVSQIRRPTVMLLSRRTTRRFLNEQEMVSTMEELGFRVIVIARAKTISDLRLFASYINSCSVFVAAHGAGLTNELFLPDGAVMVQMDLIGLAWAAATYYGDTARAMNVHYLRYKIEPEESSISKVYGPNHTVLTQFHWLSVEAGREVYLNGQNVRVNIARFRETMVEALSLLSDQVL, from the exons ATGGAGAGAGACCCCAAGAAGCTGTTTTCTCGTACAACTCCATTGATTTTCTTGCTTGTGATTCTTTTGCTGTATGTTGACTTTTTGTGGATTCGTTTTATTCGATTCGATGAAT TTTACATGGAATTGACAGGGATGCAATACTATTCTACTTCTGGAACTACTTCAAGAGACGTATTAAAGATTAGATTGAATGAAACCGTGAAAGAAAACCAGGATTCCCTTGATTTTCTTCTATCAAGATTGGTGAAAG GGGAAGATCAAGAAAAGCTTCGAACGACGGGATTTGTTTGTGATCCTGAAGTGTACTCCATTCACTGCGTTACAAATAAACCTGTTTGGATCGACACAAGATCGACGACAGTGAGTATTCCGTCGAATCGGACCGTTCAAGAAAACCTTGTCCGGCCATATGCGAGGCAAGAAGATGAAGGTCTACTCAGAAGTGTCACCCCG GTACAATTTATCTTGCTGGATTACAATCCTTCATTCGTGAGAAAGTATGGGAAGGCCCTGGATAAGTTATCGGATTATCCCATTATAAATCCCGCCATAAACAGGAGCCTCCACTGCTTTCCGGGGGGAGTGATCGGGCTCAAGTTTCACGGCCATCTATCTTTAAATTCCAGCGACATCCCAAAAGGACATTCGATGCAAGAATTCAGACTGTTTCTAAGACAATCCTTTGGCCTAAAATACAGTCATGTTTCCCAGATCAGAAGGCCTACTGTAATGCTCTTATCCCGAAGAACAACGAGACGATTCCTCAACGAACAAGAAATGGTTTCCACAATGGAGGAGCTGGGATTTCGAGTCATTGTCATTGCCAGAGCAAAAACGATCTCGGATTTGAGACTGTTTGCGAGTTACATAAACTCATGTAGCGTTTTCGTGGCGGCTCACGGGGCCGGTCTAACGAACGAGCTTTTCTTGCCTGATGGTGCAGTAATGGTGCAAATGGATTTGATCGGTCTCGCTTGGGCTGCAGCTACTTATTATGGGGACACCGCCCGTGCAATGAACGTGCATTATTTGAGATATAAGATTGAACCGGAGGAGAGCTCGATTTCGAAGGTTTACGGCCCGAATCATACGGTTTTGACACAGTTCCATTGGCTCAGTGTGGAAGCAGGGCGGGAGGTGTATCTAAATGGGCAGAATGTAAGAGTTAATATTGCAAGATTTAGGGAAACAATGGTTGAAGCATTGAGCCTTCTTTCAGATCAGGTTCTGTAA
- the LOC140866103 gene encoding alpha-1,3-arabinosyltransferase XAT3-like isoform X2: MERDPKKLFSRTTPLIFLLVILLLYVDFLWIRFIRFDEWMQYYSTSGTTSRDVLKIRLNETVKENQDSLDFLLSRLVKGEDQEKLRTTGFVCDPEVYSIHCVTNKPVWIDTRSTTVSIPSNRTVQENLVRPYARQEDEGLLRSVTPVRILQGDISLPVCQYNHQVPAVIFSSSGFVGNIFHEINEILIPLYITTKMFKSKVQFILLDYNPSFVRKYGKALDKLSDYPIINPAINRSLHCFPGGVIGLKFHGHLSLNSSDIPKGHSMQEFRLFLRQSFGLKYSHVSQIRRPTVMLLSRRTTRRFLNEQEMVSTMEELGFRVIVIARAKTISDLRLFASYINSCSVFVAAHGAGLTNELFLPDGAVMVQMDLIGLAWAAATYYGDTARAMNVHYLRYKIEPEESSISKVYGPNHTVLTQFHWLSVEAGREVYLNGQNVRVNIARFRETMVEALSLLSDQVL; the protein is encoded by the exons ATGGAGAGAGACCCCAAGAAGCTGTTTTCTCGTACAACTCCATTGATTTTCTTGCTTGTGATTCTTTTGCTGTATGTTGACTTTTTGTGGATTCGTTTTATTCGATTCGATGAAT GGATGCAATACTATTCTACTTCTGGAACTACTTCAAGAGACGTATTAAAGATTAGATTGAATGAAACCGTGAAAGAAAACCAGGATTCCCTTGATTTTCTTCTATCAAGATTGGTGAAAG GGGAAGATCAAGAAAAGCTTCGAACGACGGGATTTGTTTGTGATCCTGAAGTGTACTCCATTCACTGCGTTACAAATAAACCTGTTTGGATCGACACAAGATCGACGACAGTGAGTATTCCGTCGAATCGGACCGTTCAAGAAAACCTTGTCCGGCCATATGCGAGGCAAGAAGATGAAGGTCTACTCAGAAGTGTCACCCCGGTAAGGATATTGCAGGGAGATATTAGTTTACCAGTTTGTCAATACAATCACCAAGTCCCTGCTGTAATTTTCTCATCCAGCGGATTTGTGGGGAACATTTTCCATGAAATCAATGAAATTCTTATACCTCTGTACATAACCACAAAGATGTTCAAATCCAAGGTACAATTTATCTTGCTGGATTACAATCCTTCATTCGTGAGAAAGTATGGGAAGGCCCTGGATAAGTTATCGGATTATCCCATTATAAATCCCGCCATAAACAGGAGCCTCCACTGCTTTCCGGGGGGAGTGATCGGGCTCAAGTTTCACGGCCATCTATCTTTAAATTCCAGCGACATCCCAAAAGGACATTCGATGCAAGAATTCAGACTGTTTCTAAGACAATCCTTTGGCCTAAAATACAGTCATGTTTCCCAGATCAGAAGGCCTACTGTAATGCTCTTATCCCGAAGAACAACGAGACGATTCCTCAACGAACAAGAAATGGTTTCCACAATGGAGGAGCTGGGATTTCGAGTCATTGTCATTGCCAGAGCAAAAACGATCTCGGATTTGAGACTGTTTGCGAGTTACATAAACTCATGTAGCGTTTTCGTGGCGGCTCACGGGGCCGGTCTAACGAACGAGCTTTTCTTGCCTGATGGTGCAGTAATGGTGCAAATGGATTTGATCGGTCTCGCTTGGGCTGCAGCTACTTATTATGGGGACACCGCCCGTGCAATGAACGTGCATTATTTGAGATATAAGATTGAACCGGAGGAGAGCTCGATTTCGAAGGTTTACGGCCCGAATCATACGGTTTTGACACAGTTCCATTGGCTCAGTGTGGAAGCAGGGCGGGAGGTGTATCTAAATGGGCAGAATGTAAGAGTTAATATTGCAAGATTTAGGGAAACAATGGTTGAAGCATTGAGCCTTCTTTCAGATCAGGTTCTGTAA
- the LOC140866103 gene encoding alpha-1,3-arabinosyltransferase XAT3-like isoform X1 has translation MERDPKKLFSRTTPLIFLLVILLLYVDFLWIRFIRFDEFYMELTGMQYYSTSGTTSRDVLKIRLNETVKENQDSLDFLLSRLVKGEDQEKLRTTGFVCDPEVYSIHCVTNKPVWIDTRSTTVSIPSNRTVQENLVRPYARQEDEGLLRSVTPVRILQGDISLPVCQYNHQVPAVIFSSSGFVGNIFHEINEILIPLYITTKMFKSKVQFILLDYNPSFVRKYGKALDKLSDYPIINPAINRSLHCFPGGVIGLKFHGHLSLNSSDIPKGHSMQEFRLFLRQSFGLKYSHVSQIRRPTVMLLSRRTTRRFLNEQEMVSTMEELGFRVIVIARAKTISDLRLFASYINSCSVFVAAHGAGLTNELFLPDGAVMVQMDLIGLAWAAATYYGDTARAMNVHYLRYKIEPEESSISKVYGPNHTVLTQFHWLSVEAGREVYLNGQNVRVNIARFRETMVEALSLLSDQVL, from the exons ATGGAGAGAGACCCCAAGAAGCTGTTTTCTCGTACAACTCCATTGATTTTCTTGCTTGTGATTCTTTTGCTGTATGTTGACTTTTTGTGGATTCGTTTTATTCGATTCGATGAAT TTTACATGGAATTGACAGGGATGCAATACTATTCTACTTCTGGAACTACTTCAAGAGACGTATTAAAGATTAGATTGAATGAAACCGTGAAAGAAAACCAGGATTCCCTTGATTTTCTTCTATCAAGATTGGTGAAAG GGGAAGATCAAGAAAAGCTTCGAACGACGGGATTTGTTTGTGATCCTGAAGTGTACTCCATTCACTGCGTTACAAATAAACCTGTTTGGATCGACACAAGATCGACGACAGTGAGTATTCCGTCGAATCGGACCGTTCAAGAAAACCTTGTCCGGCCATATGCGAGGCAAGAAGATGAAGGTCTACTCAGAAGTGTCACCCCGGTAAGGATATTGCAGGGAGATATTAGTTTACCAGTTTGTCAATACAATCACCAAGTCCCTGCTGTAATTTTCTCATCCAGCGGATTTGTGGGGAACATTTTCCATGAAATCAATGAAATTCTTATACCTCTGTACATAACCACAAAGATGTTCAAATCCAAGGTACAATTTATCTTGCTGGATTACAATCCTTCATTCGTGAGAAAGTATGGGAAGGCCCTGGATAAGTTATCGGATTATCCCATTATAAATCCCGCCATAAACAGGAGCCTCCACTGCTTTCCGGGGGGAGTGATCGGGCTCAAGTTTCACGGCCATCTATCTTTAAATTCCAGCGACATCCCAAAAGGACATTCGATGCAAGAATTCAGACTGTTTCTAAGACAATCCTTTGGCCTAAAATACAGTCATGTTTCCCAGATCAGAAGGCCTACTGTAATGCTCTTATCCCGAAGAACAACGAGACGATTCCTCAACGAACAAGAAATGGTTTCCACAATGGAGGAGCTGGGATTTCGAGTCATTGTCATTGCCAGAGCAAAAACGATCTCGGATTTGAGACTGTTTGCGAGTTACATAAACTCATGTAGCGTTTTCGTGGCGGCTCACGGGGCCGGTCTAACGAACGAGCTTTTCTTGCCTGATGGTGCAGTAATGGTGCAAATGGATTTGATCGGTCTCGCTTGGGCTGCAGCTACTTATTATGGGGACACCGCCCGTGCAATGAACGTGCATTATTTGAGATATAAGATTGAACCGGAGGAGAGCTCGATTTCGAAGGTTTACGGCCCGAATCATACGGTTTTGACACAGTTCCATTGGCTCAGTGTGGAAGCAGGGCGGGAGGTGTATCTAAATGGGCAGAATGTAAGAGTTAATATTGCAAGATTTAGGGAAACAATGGTTGAAGCATTGAGCCTTCTTTCAGATCAGGTTCTGTAA
- the LOC140861307 gene encoding ribonuclease 3-like protein 2 isoform X2: protein MQSQPSNYTYSYPPEEADEYQEIPDIATSVRLVENLLNYSFKNKELLEEALTHSSYTESPSYQRLEFLGDSALGLAISSYLFIAYPDLDPGKLSLIRAANISTEKLARIAVRHQLYKYIRHNAANLDKKVGDFVIAVQQEEGSEVHGGFIKAPKILADIVESVAAAVYVDCNFNSNDMWVIIRDLLEPMITLDMLEQKPQPVTTLFEQCQKDASSEQKENAKLHAAKFALQRLPCESSDMKVVNASCSQLNGNNEIEGAKHKLHELCAKKKWPKPNYKIQEEIGLSHKKKYICSVEIEITEGILFMKGNEKSKLKEAENSAASAMLLGLQESKYL, encoded by the exons ATGCAATCGCAGCCGTCCAATTACACCTATAGCTATCCGCCGGAGGAGGCCGATGAGTATCAAGAAATACCAGACATAGCAACCTCCGTGAGGCTGGTGGAGAATCTTCTCAACTACAGTTTCAAGAACAAGGAGCTACTTGAAGAGGCACTCACTCACTCATCCTACACTGAATCCCCTTCCTACCAGCGCCTCGAGTTCCTGGGTGATTCGGCTCTCGGCTTAGCAATCTCTAGTTACCTTTTCATCGCTTACCCAGACCTTGACCCTGGTAAGCTCTCGCTCATACGAGCTGCCAACATTAGCACGGAGAAGCTGGCCCGCATCGCCGTCCGTCACCAGCTCTACAAGTATATCCGCCACAACGCCGCCAACCTTGACAAGAAG GTTGGGGACTTTGTGATAGCGGTACAACAAGAGGAAGGATCTGAAGTGCACGGAGGATTCATTAAAGCACCAAAAATTCTTGCTGATATTGTGGAATCAGTGGCTGCTGCTGTGTATGTTGATTGTAACTTCAATTCAAATGATATGTGGGTG ATAATCAGAGACCTTCTAGAACCCATGATCACACTTGATATGTTGGAACAAAAACCACAACCAGTGACGACCCTCTTTGAACAATGCCAAAAGGATG CGTCTTCTGAGCAAAAAGAAAATGCGAAGCTCCATGCTGCAAAATTTGCTCTTCAGAGGTTGCCTTGTGAATCCAGTGATATGAAGGTTGTCAATGCATCATGCAGTCAACTAAATGGAAATAATGAAATTGAAGGAGCAAAGCATAAGCTGCATGAGCTATGTGCCAAGAAAAAATGGCCAAAACCAAATTACAA GATCCAAGAAGAGATTGGCCTGTCTCATAAGAAGAAGTATATTTGTTCAGTTGAAATTGAAATTACTGAAGGTATACTCTTTATGAAAGGGAATGAGAAGTCAAAGTTGAAAGAAGCGGAGAACTCTGCAGCTTCGGCAATGCTACTTGGTTTGCAAGAGTCCAAGTATCTGTGA
- the LOC140861307 gene encoding ribonuclease 3-like protein 2 isoform X1 has translation MQSQPSNYTYSYPPEEADEYQEIPDIATSVRLVENLLNYSFKNKELLEEALTHSSYTESPSYQRLEFLGDSALGLAISSYLFIAYPDLDPGKLSLIRAANISTEKLARIAVRHQLYKYIRHNAANLDKKVGDFVIAVQQEEGSEVHGGFIKAPKILADIVESVAAAVYVDCNFNSNDMWVIIRDLLEPMITLDMLEQKPQPVTTLFEQCQKDGKQVDIKHWRNGDRNIASVYVDGRFVASASSEQKENAKLHAAKFALQRLPCESSDMKVVNASCSQLNGNNEIEGAKHKLHELCAKKKWPKPNYKIQEEIGLSHKKKYICSVEIEITEGILFMKGNEKSKLKEAENSAASAMLLGLQESKYL, from the exons ATGCAATCGCAGCCGTCCAATTACACCTATAGCTATCCGCCGGAGGAGGCCGATGAGTATCAAGAAATACCAGACATAGCAACCTCCGTGAGGCTGGTGGAGAATCTTCTCAACTACAGTTTCAAGAACAAGGAGCTACTTGAAGAGGCACTCACTCACTCATCCTACACTGAATCCCCTTCCTACCAGCGCCTCGAGTTCCTGGGTGATTCGGCTCTCGGCTTAGCAATCTCTAGTTACCTTTTCATCGCTTACCCAGACCTTGACCCTGGTAAGCTCTCGCTCATACGAGCTGCCAACATTAGCACGGAGAAGCTGGCCCGCATCGCCGTCCGTCACCAGCTCTACAAGTATATCCGCCACAACGCCGCCAACCTTGACAAGAAG GTTGGGGACTTTGTGATAGCGGTACAACAAGAGGAAGGATCTGAAGTGCACGGAGGATTCATTAAAGCACCAAAAATTCTTGCTGATATTGTGGAATCAGTGGCTGCTGCTGTGTATGTTGATTGTAACTTCAATTCAAATGATATGTGGGTG ATAATCAGAGACCTTCTAGAACCCATGATCACACTTGATATGTTGGAACAAAAACCACAACCAGTGACGACCCTCTTTGAACAATGCCAAAAGGATGGTAAGCAAGTTGACATAAAACATTGGAGAAACGGAGACAGAAATATTGCAAGTGTCTATGTTGACGGGCGTTTTGTGGCTTCAGCGTCTTCTGAGCAAAAAGAAAATGCGAAGCTCCATGCTGCAAAATTTGCTCTTCAGAGGTTGCCTTGTGAATCCAGTGATATGAAGGTTGTCAATGCATCATGCAGTCAACTAAATGGAAATAATGAAATTGAAGGAGCAAAGCATAAGCTGCATGAGCTATGTGCCAAGAAAAAATGGCCAAAACCAAATTACAA GATCCAAGAAGAGATTGGCCTGTCTCATAAGAAGAAGTATATTTGTTCAGTTGAAATTGAAATTACTGAAGGTATACTCTTTATGAAAGGGAATGAGAAGTCAAAGTTGAAAGAAGCGGAGAACTCTGCAGCTTCGGCAATGCTACTTGGTTTGCAAGAGTCCAAGTATCTGTGA
- the LOC140864228 gene encoding uncharacterized protein isoform X2 has product MANLTPSLNLKAIPFEAGSTSSAANKDRRMQSAEQLVLDLCHPDLRENALHELSKRELFQDLAPLLWNSFGTVAALLQEIVSIYPVLSPPNLTPAQSNRVCNALALLQCVASHPDTRMLFLNAHIPLYLYPFLNTTSKSRPFEYLRLTSLGVIGALVKVDDTDVIGFLLSTEIIPLCLRTMEMGSELSKTVATFIVQKILLDDIGLEYICTTAERFYAVGRVLGNMVTVQAEQPSPRLLKHIIRCYLRLSENQRACEALRSCLPDLLRDATFNSCLREDPTTRRWLQQLVYNVQAARPPMQAGNGFEHMMAN; this is encoded by the exons ATGGCGAACCTCACTCCGTCGCTAAACTTGAAGGCCATCCCCTTCGAAGCCGGCAGCACCTCTTCTGCGGCCAACAAGGACAGGAGAATGCAATCGGCTGAGCAGTTAGTTCTCGATCTTTGCCATCCCGATCTTCGGGAAAACGCACTCCACGAACTCTCCAAG AGGGAACTGTTCCAAGATTTGGCTCCGTTGTTGTGGAATTCCTTCGGTACTGTTGCTGCTCTTTTGCAG GAGATTGTCTCTATTTATCCTGTTTTATCACCACCAAACTTAACTCCGGCACAATCAAACAGAGTTTGCAATGCACTTGCTCTTCTTCAG TGTGTGGCATCACATCCAGACACTAGAATGCTGTTCCTTAATG CCCATATTCCTCTTTATTTGTACCCTTTTCTCAACACAACCAGCAAATCGAGGCCCTTTGAGTACTTGAGGCTGACTAGTTTAGGCGTCATCGGTGCTCTAGTGAAG GTTGATGACACTGACGTTATCGGTTTCCTGCTCTCTACTGAGATCATTCCCTTGTGCCTGCGCACAATGGAGATGGGGAGTGAATTGTCAAAAACA GTGGCAACCTTCATCGTGCAGAAGATTTTACTTGATGATATTGGCTTAGAGTACATATGCACGACAGCTGAGCGGTTCTATGCTGTAGGTAGAGTACTTGGAAACATGGTTACTGTGCAAGCTGAACAACCTTCTCCTCGGCTGTTAAAACACATAATCAGATGCTATCTTCGGTTGTCCGAAAATCAAAG AGCTTGTGAAGCACTGAGAAGCTGTCTACCTGATTTGCTTAGAGACGCCACCTTTAACAGCTGCCTTCGT GAAGATCCAACTACTAGAAGGTGGTTACAACAGTTGGTTTACAACGTTCAAGCCGCTCGGCCTCCTATGCAAGCCGGAAATGGATTCGAGCATATGATGGCCAATTAA
- the LOC140864228 gene encoding uncharacterized protein isoform X1 has protein sequence MANLTPSLNLKAIPFEAGSTSSAANKDRRMQSAEQLVLDLCHPDLRENALHELSKKRELFQDLAPLLWNSFGTVAALLQEIVSIYPVLSPPNLTPAQSNRVCNALALLQCVASHPDTRMLFLNAHIPLYLYPFLNTTSKSRPFEYLRLTSLGVIGALVKVDDTDVIGFLLSTEIIPLCLRTMEMGSELSKTVATFIVQKILLDDIGLEYICTTAERFYAVGRVLGNMVTVQAEQPSPRLLKHIIRCYLRLSENQRACEALRSCLPDLLRDATFNSCLREDPTTRRWLQQLVYNVQAARPPMQAGNGFEHMMAN, from the exons ATGGCGAACCTCACTCCGTCGCTAAACTTGAAGGCCATCCCCTTCGAAGCCGGCAGCACCTCTTCTGCGGCCAACAAGGACAGGAGAATGCAATCGGCTGAGCAGTTAGTTCTCGATCTTTGCCATCCCGATCTTCGGGAAAACGCACTCCACGAACTCTCCAAG AAGAGGGAACTGTTCCAAGATTTGGCTCCGTTGTTGTGGAATTCCTTCGGTACTGTTGCTGCTCTTTTGCAG GAGATTGTCTCTATTTATCCTGTTTTATCACCACCAAACTTAACTCCGGCACAATCAAACAGAGTTTGCAATGCACTTGCTCTTCTTCAG TGTGTGGCATCACATCCAGACACTAGAATGCTGTTCCTTAATG CCCATATTCCTCTTTATTTGTACCCTTTTCTCAACACAACCAGCAAATCGAGGCCCTTTGAGTACTTGAGGCTGACTAGTTTAGGCGTCATCGGTGCTCTAGTGAAG GTTGATGACACTGACGTTATCGGTTTCCTGCTCTCTACTGAGATCATTCCCTTGTGCCTGCGCACAATGGAGATGGGGAGTGAATTGTCAAAAACA GTGGCAACCTTCATCGTGCAGAAGATTTTACTTGATGATATTGGCTTAGAGTACATATGCACGACAGCTGAGCGGTTCTATGCTGTAGGTAGAGTACTTGGAAACATGGTTACTGTGCAAGCTGAACAACCTTCTCCTCGGCTGTTAAAACACATAATCAGATGCTATCTTCGGTTGTCCGAAAATCAAAG AGCTTGTGAAGCACTGAGAAGCTGTCTACCTGATTTGCTTAGAGACGCCACCTTTAACAGCTGCCTTCGT GAAGATCCAACTACTAGAAGGTGGTTACAACAGTTGGTTTACAACGTTCAAGCCGCTCGGCCTCCTATGCAAGCCGGAAATGGATTCGAGCATATGATGGCCAATTAA